In one window of Methanococcoides methylutens DNA:
- a CDS encoding glycosyltransferase family 4 protein, protein MVDKLKVLHIIDHMGLGGAQNIVKGIIEKDGDTEHLLYVLRKSSINIQSNGNIFYRKSNNKYDVFSFFELKKIIRNENVKILHCHLQKSFFMGYLLKKLCFRDILLIFHEHGQIFRNGILYPLFLNLAQKKVDMFIAVSGATNKKLLTDAKICVSKCNTLINFVDTDTFNLQSINSYDKNNERSKLGIDMIDYVIGFAARTIERKGWRELILAINELKNRNLKLIIVGNGPDREKLIHMIQKYDLEERVLYLGFIDNILTFYSCIDCFIIPSHWEPLGITALEAQSCGIPVMASNIDGLNEIVKDMETGIAFEAMNHDEIVEKINLIVENNQLSMKLISNGLENASNHSLSKYLGKLNGIYLNLADTTQFNAVW, encoded by the coding sequence ATGGTAGATAAATTGAAAGTTTTACATATTATTGATCATATGGGTCTTGGTGGTGCACAGAATATTGTAAAGGGAATTATTGAAAAGGATGGGGATACTGAACATCTTCTATATGTTTTAAGAAAATCTTCAATTAATATTCAATCGAATGGTAATATATTTTATAGAAAATCAAATAATAAATATGATGTATTTTCTTTTTTTGAACTCAAAAAAATAATTCGGAATGAAAATGTCAAAATATTGCACTGCCATCTTCAGAAGTCATTTTTTATGGGATATTTATTAAAAAAATTATGTTTTAGAGATATACTTCTAATATTTCATGAACACGGACAAATATTTAGAAATGGGATACTATATCCATTATTTTTAAATCTAGCTCAAAAAAAAGTAGATATGTTCATTGCAGTATCGGGAGCTACGAATAAGAAATTATTGACTGATGCAAAAATATGTGTTAGTAAATGCAATACACTCATCAATTTTGTAGATACTGATACTTTCAACTTACAGAGTATTAATTCATATGATAAAAACAATGAAAGAAGTAAATTGGGCATAGATATGATTGATTATGTGATTGGATTTGCTGCTAGGACTATCGAAAGGAAGGGCTGGAGAGAATTGATATTAGCTATTAATGAACTAAAAAATAGAAATCTAAAATTAATTATTGTAGGAAATGGTCCCGATAGGGAGAAATTGATACATATGATTCAAAAATATGATCTTGAAGAACGGGTACTTTATCTTGGTTTTATAGATAATATATTAACATTTTACAGTTGTATCGATTGTTTCATCATACCTTCTCATTGGGAACCGCTTGGTATTACTGCATTAGAAGCGCAATCATGTGGAATACCAGTAATGGCAAGTAATATTGATGGATTAAATGAGATCGTCAAAGATATGGAAACAGGAATAGCATTTGAAGCAATGAATCACGATGAAATTGTAGAAAAAATTAATTTAATTGTAGAAAATAACCAATTAAGTATGAAGTTAATTTCAAATGGCCTAGAAAATGCTTCTAATCATTCTTTATCTAAATATTTAGGTAAATTAAATGGTATCTATCTAAATTTGGCAGATACTACTCAATTTAATGCTGTTTGGTAA
- a CDS encoding glycosyltransferase family 4 protein codes for MLNYEYPPLGGGGSNACKYLLREMANKGLDVDLVTSSSSNKFETEKIGDTVTIYKLPVNKKDIHYWTQREIMSYSWKAKKFIDQLMKEKEYDICHAFFSVPCGAVAYLFRKKIPYIVSLRGSDVPGFNKRFGFQYIFLKPLIKKIWTDAVAVVANSQGLKELALNTSPSQEIGVIYNGIDVSEFEPDFDSTSDDEIRIVCVSRLIERKGINYLIEAVNKLKDKQIRLILVGEGNQEGKLRKLVDDLNITDKVDFKGYVDHDQIAEIYRNSDIFVLPSLNEGMSNALLEALAAGLPVIVTDTGGTSELLDGNGVLMPMGDSDAISDAIIRLVDDSEGRRQMGLRSRKIAENMDWMRVGGEYLRLYEELGLEKTFDFMGLHNKVIKYSNM; via the coding sequence ATGCTGAACTATGAGTATCCGCCTTTGGGAGGTGGTGGTAGCAATGCATGCAAGTACCTTTTAAGAGAAATGGCAAATAAGGGTCTTGATGTAGATCTAGTCACATCCTCTTCATCCAACAAATTTGAAACTGAGAAGATCGGTGATACTGTCACCATTTATAAATTACCAGTTAATAAAAAGGATATTCACTACTGGACACAACGTGAGATCATGAGCTACAGCTGGAAAGCAAAAAAGTTCATTGATCAGCTGATGAAGGAAAAAGAATATGATATATGTCATGCTTTTTTTAGTGTTCCATGTGGTGCAGTAGCCTACCTGTTCAGAAAAAAGATACCTTATATTGTTTCTTTAAGGGGCTCTGATGTTCCAGGCTTCAACAAAAGGTTCGGTTTTCAATACATCTTCTTGAAACCCCTCATCAAAAAGATCTGGACTGATGCCGTAGCGGTGGTTGCGAACAGTCAGGGCTTAAAGGAACTTGCCCTAAACACATCACCATCTCAGGAAATAGGCGTGATCTACAATGGGATCGATGTTTCAGAGTTTGAGCCGGATTTTGATAGTACAAGTGATGACGAAATAAGGATTGTTTGTGTTTCAAGATTGATCGAGAGGAAAGGTATCAATTACCTAATAGAAGCTGTTAATAAATTAAAGGATAAACAGATACGATTGATTCTTGTTGGTGAAGGTAACCAGGAAGGTAAACTGAGGAAATTAGTAGATGATCTGAATATCACTGACAAGGTGGACTTTAAAGGTTATGTGGACCATGATCAAATCGCTGAAATATATCGAAACAGCGATATTTTTGTTCTACCATCCCTGAATGAAGGCATGAGCAATGCTCTACTGGAAGCTTTGGCTGCAGGATTACCGGTTATTGTCACGGATACTGGTGGGACTTCAGAGCTTCTGGACGGAAATGGTGTGCTTATGCCCATGGGTGATTCGGATGCAATTTCAGATGCTATTATTAGGCTAGTTGATGATTCCGAAGGACGTCGACAGATGGGGCTTAGGAGTAGGAAGATTGCTGAAAATATGGATTGGATGAGAGTTGGTGGGGAATATTTGAGATTGTACGAAGAACTTGGACTGGAGAAAACCTTTGATTTTATGGGGCTTCATAATAAGGTTATAAAATATTCCAATATGTAA
- a CDS encoding glycosyltransferase family 2 protein: MDPEEDPIDISVVIPLLDEEDNIQPLVLALESALDNYGRTYEVVFVDDGSTDGTFKELKAAHEKNPNIKIVKFRKNFGQSASMKAGFDHAKGNIVISMDGDLQNDPTDIPRLVEMLETEDCDVVCGWRADRKDPLSKTITSKFANLLRRSITSEFIHDSGCTLRAYRNECVKDLELYGETHRYIPAMLLWKGYLICETKVQHHQRAYGVTKYNWKRVIKGFLDLIVISFWQKYSVRPIHMFGGAGLISCFAGVLIGGWLGIQKLFFGMALSDRPLLLLAILLIMVGVQLIVSGILADIMLKIYYGGEGRKNYLVERLVD; the protein is encoded by the coding sequence ATGGATCCTGAGGAGGATCCTATTGATATATCGGTCGTGATTCCTCTACTCGATGAGGAAGATAATATACAACCCCTTGTGTTAGCTCTTGAAAGTGCTCTTGATAATTATGGTAGGACTTATGAGGTTGTATTCGTTGATGATGGCAGTACTGACGGTACCTTCAAAGAATTAAAAGCTGCCCATGAGAAAAATCCGAACATCAAGATAGTCAAGTTCAGGAAGAACTTTGGCCAAAGTGCATCCATGAAGGCAGGTTTCGATCATGCAAAAGGGAATATCGTAATCAGCATGGATGGTGATCTGCAGAACGATCCTACAGACATCCCAAGATTGGTGGAGATGCTCGAAACCGAAGATTGCGATGTGGTCTGCGGCTGGCGAGCCGACCGAAAAGATCCCCTTTCCAAGACGATCACTTCTAAGTTCGCCAACCTGCTCAGAAGAAGTATAACCAGTGAGTTCATTCATGACTCCGGTTGTACCCTTAGAGCATACCGCAACGAATGTGTTAAGGATCTGGAACTCTACGGAGAAACCCACAGATACATCCCTGCAATGCTACTCTGGAAAGGCTACCTCATCTGTGAGACGAAGGTACAACACCACCAGAGGGCTTACGGTGTCACCAAGTACAACTGGAAAAGGGTAATCAAGGGATTCCTAGACCTTATAGTGATAAGTTTCTGGCAGAAATACTCTGTCAGACCGATTCACATGTTCGGAGGTGCAGGATTAATATCCTGTTTTGCCGGTGTCCTGATAGGGGGTTGGCTTGGTATTCAGAAGTTGTTCTTTGGGATGGCTCTTTCAGATCGTCCTCTATTACTACTAGCGATATTGTTGATCATGGTCGGTGTACAGTTGATTGTTTCCGGTATTCTGGCTGATATCATGCTCAAGATTTACTATGGAGGAGAGGGCAGGAAGAATTATCTGGTCGAGAGGCTGGTCGATTGA
- a CDS encoding SDR family oxidoreductase, translating into MRCVVTGGAGFIGSHLCKQLLDMGKVVCLDNFDPYYDPQVKRKNIESLMDSPYFELVEGSILDKQLLNDLFEDVDYVFHNAAQAGVRISVDYPSKSHSANATGTLNILETAVKAGVRKVINASSSSVYGEVSYLPFDENHPNRPVSPYGASKLIAEHYCRVFNDLYDLDTISLRYFTVFGPRMRPDLAINIFTKKALKNETIEIFGDGNKTRDFTFIDNVVDANIRAMKNGIGEYNIGGGERISIRELAEKIVSITASESEIIYSDSMKGDAEHTWSDVNKASRDLGYSPKIGLEEGLKRYVQWYIDSMGQ; encoded by the coding sequence ATGCGGTGTGTAGTGACTGGAGGAGCTGGCTTTATCGGATCACATCTGTGTAAACAGCTATTGGATATGGGTAAGGTCGTATGTCTGGATAACTTTGATCCATACTATGATCCACAAGTAAAAAGAAAGAACATCGAATCACTCATGGATTCTCCATATTTTGAACTTGTTGAAGGGAGCATACTTGATAAGCAGTTATTAAATGACCTTTTTGAAGATGTGGATTACGTATTCCATAATGCAGCACAGGCTGGAGTAAGGATCTCTGTGGACTATCCTTCCAAATCACATTCTGCAAATGCTACAGGCACATTGAACATACTCGAAACTGCGGTGAAGGCCGGAGTACGCAAGGTGATCAATGCATCTTCGTCTTCAGTTTATGGGGAGGTTTCATATCTACCCTTCGATGAGAACCATCCAAATCGACCTGTATCACCATATGGTGCATCGAAACTTATTGCTGAGCATTACTGTCGTGTTTTCAACGATCTCTATGACCTTGATACAATATCCCTCAGGTACTTCACCGTATTTGGTCCCAGAATGAGACCTGATCTGGCGATCAACATTTTTACCAAAAAAGCCCTGAAAAATGAAACCATCGAGATATTTGGAGATGGAAATAAAACCAGAGATTTTACATTTATTGATAATGTAGTCGATGCAAACATACGTGCAATGAAAAATGGCATAGGTGAGTATAACATAGGTGGTGGAGAGCGTATCAGCATCCGTGAGCTCGCAGAGAAGATCGTCTCCATCACGGCCAGTGAATCTGAGATCATCTACAGTGATTCCATGAAAGGCGATGCTGAACACACATGGTCTGATGTCAACAAAGCTTCCAGAGATCTCGGATATAGTCCAAAGATCGGTTTGGAAGAAGGATTGAAGCGGTACGTGCAGTGGTATATTGATTCCATGGGCCAATGA
- a CDS encoding mannose-1-phosphate guanylyltransferase/mannose-6-phosphate isomerase, whose amino-acid sequence MRSIILAGGSGTRLWPLSREKYPKQFLKLNDTSLFQDTVLRCLEVSDISEIFVVTNESQKFFVIGQVEELGSELPLENLLLEPRGKNTLPAICYGMQEITKKFGRSVVGIFSSDHVLDTRAMETIASAENLASEYLITFGISPTSPQTGYGYIKPGEPLGVGYKVSEFKEKPDLEAAEKYIKEGCLWNSGMFLFDTDVFFSELKAHAPEVSDVFENSEDIQEIYGRVPSISIDYGIMEKSGRVATVKIDHRWNDLGNFDAIYNEFDKDKNGNAIYNCDALLVNSTDNLVYSKPKKIVSMIDVKDMVVVDTPDALLVCPRESSQKVKEVVSALKDEEDERVQLHQTVYRPWGSYTILENSERHKIKNIIVFPHKKLSLQMHHHRSEHWVVVEGMACVENDGEKYFLRQGESTFIKAGIRHRLSNQGKLPLEIIEVQLGEYVGEDDIVRFDDEYGRK is encoded by the coding sequence ATAAGATCCATCATCCTGGCAGGCGGTTCGGGAACACGCCTCTGGCCATTAAGCCGCGAAAAATATCCAAAACAGTTCTTAAAGTTGAACGATACTTCCCTTTTCCAGGACACAGTCCTCAGATGCCTTGAAGTATCCGATATCTCCGAGATATTCGTAGTGACAAATGAATCCCAAAAGTTCTTCGTTATCGGACAGGTCGAAGAACTGGGTTCTGAGCTTCCTCTTGAAAATCTCCTTCTGGAACCCCGGGGCAAGAACACCCTTCCCGCGATATGTTATGGGATGCAGGAGATCACTAAGAAGTTCGGAAGGTCCGTCGTTGGCATCTTTTCATCGGATCATGTTCTCGACACCAGGGCGATGGAAACCATTGCAAGCGCAGAAAATCTTGCATCTGAGTATCTGATAACCTTTGGCATTTCCCCGACATCGCCACAAACAGGCTATGGGTACATCAAACCCGGTGAACCTCTTGGAGTCGGATATAAGGTATCGGAGTTCAAGGAAAAACCCGATCTCGAGGCTGCTGAAAAGTACATCAAGGAAGGATGTCTCTGGAACAGCGGTATGTTCCTTTTTGACACGGACGTTTTCTTTAGTGAACTGAAAGCTCATGCTCCGGAAGTGTCTGATGTATTTGAGAATTCGGAGGATATTCAGGAGATATATGGCAGGGTGCCCTCAATATCAATTGATTATGGGATCATGGAAAAGTCAGGCCGTGTGGCTACTGTAAAGATCGATCACCGATGGAACGATCTTGGTAACTTCGATGCGATCTACAATGAGTTCGACAAGGATAAAAATGGCAATGCTATCTACAACTGCGATGCACTGCTGGTTAATTCTACTGATAATCTCGTTTATTCAAAACCCAAAAAGATCGTCTCAATGATCGATGTCAAAGACATGGTCGTTGTGGACACTCCGGACGCACTGCTTGTCTGCCCGAGGGAAAGCAGCCAGAAGGTGAAAGAGGTCGTATCTGCTCTCAAGGACGAGGAGGATGAACGCGTACAGCTACACCAGACTGTATACAGGCCCTGGGGGTCATATACGATCCTGGAAAATTCGGAAAGGCATAAGATCAAGAACATAATTGTATTTCCACACAAGAAACTGAGTCTTCAAATGCATCACCACAGGAGCGAACACTGGGTCGTTGTTGAAGGAATGGCCTGCGTTGAGAATGATGGCGAGAAGTATTTCCTACGACAGGGCGAGAGTACGTTCATCAAGGCTGGTATCAGGCACAGGCTGTCGAATCAGGGGAAGTTGCCGCTTGAAATTATTGAGGTGCAGCTTGGGGAGTACGTTGGAGAGGATGACATTGTTCGGTTCGATGATGAGTATGGGCGAAAATAA
- a CDS encoding M24 family metallopeptidase has product MEQDKNTIDITSSLSDNNCDAYLMIGNSNNADIYYSTHFLAGDPFTYIQTKQGEEILIVSTMELNRAKMESRVANVQTMQEYGYMEKLKARKDGELAYCDCLAEIFQKKGVKHIMVPHDFPLFTAQTLKEEGFTVIPAKSPFKEMRKRKASDEIENIRASQQACEKAMEDAIGLIADATVKNDVLYSGDEALTSEAIRAAIEHTLLDHGCEAESTIVACGLKSSNPHWEGEGEITVDQPIVIDIFPRSKRSRYFADMTRTVLKGDASKELMNMYEAVHAAQEAAFAVLKPGALYSEVHNAVCDEFEKRGYDTIRNNSEVGFIHSTGHGVGLDIHEQPSVATQDGEVEVGHVVTIEPGLYYPEHGGIRLEDMVVITEDGFENLTKMEKEFVV; this is encoded by the coding sequence ATGGAACAAGACAAGAACACGATCGACATTACCTCATCACTTTCTGATAACAACTGTGATGCATACCTGATGATAGGGAACTCGAACAATGCAGACATATACTACTCAACACATTTTCTTGCAGGCGACCCTTTTACATATATCCAGACAAAACAGGGAGAGGAGATCCTCATAGTATCCACCATGGAGCTGAACAGGGCGAAGATGGAATCCCGGGTAGCCAATGTACAAACCATGCAGGAATACGGCTATATGGAAAAACTGAAAGCAAGGAAGGACGGGGAGCTTGCATACTGTGACTGTCTTGCCGAGATATTCCAGAAAAAAGGGGTTAAGCACATAATGGTGCCACATGATTTCCCGCTTTTCACCGCACAGACGCTGAAGGAAGAGGGATTCACAGTGATCCCTGCGAAAAGCCCTTTCAAGGAAATGAGAAAAAGGAAGGCTTCTGATGAGATCGAGAATATCAGGGCATCACAGCAGGCCTGTGAGAAAGCAATGGAAGATGCCATTGGACTAATCGCTGATGCAACCGTGAAGAACGATGTCCTGTACTCCGGCGATGAAGCCCTCACCTCGGAAGCCATCCGTGCGGCAATAGAGCATACCCTTCTTGACCATGGATGTGAGGCTGAAAGCACCATCGTGGCCTGTGGATTAAAGTCATCGAACCCTCACTGGGAGGGAGAGGGAGAAATTACCGTCGACCAGCCGATTGTCATCGACATATTCCCGCGCAGTAAGAGGAGCAGGTACTTTGCAGACATGACAAGGACAGTGCTTAAAGGGGATGCTTCGAAGGAACTTATGAATATGTATGAGGCAGTGCATGCTGCACAGGAAGCAGCTTTTGCAGTACTGAAACCCGGAGCGCTCTATAGCGAGGTCCATAATGCTGTCTGCGATGAGTTCGAAAAGCGAGGTTATGACACCATCAGGAACAACTCTGAAGTTGGGTTTATTCACTCCACCGGGCATGGCGTGGGGCTGGACATCCATGAGCAACCTTCTGTGGCCACGCAGGATGGAGAGGTCGAGGTCGGGCATGTGGTCACCATTGAACCAGGATTATACTACCCCGAACATGGGGGCATACGCCTTGAGGACATGGTCGTGATCACAGAGGACGGGTTTGAGAATTTAACAAAAATGGAAAAGGAATTTGTAGTTTAA
- the map gene encoding type II methionyl aminopeptidase, which translates to MENKLHEIEEIIGKYRKAGEILSTVRSEAKDKIKVGASLLEVADHVEQRTIELGGFPAFPCNISRNDEAAHATPLAGDGTVFAEDVVKLDLGVHVDGYIADSALTVDLTNQNGNLVKASEAALYAAIDTVRSGVNTAELGAVIEDTIHEHGFKPIVNLTGHGVGQYLAHVPPSIPNRHINHGAVLETGDIIAIEPFATDGAGIISDGALTEIFSLVGKKPIRLPAARKVLKEIEPYRTLPFARRWLTSDKLDYSLMQLEKAGIITSYPVLKEIEGGLVSQAEHTVIVTDDGCEITTK; encoded by the coding sequence ATGGAAAATAAACTTCATGAGATCGAGGAGATAATCGGAAAGTACAGGAAAGCCGGAGAGATCCTCTCTACAGTTAGAAGTGAGGCGAAGGATAAGATCAAGGTCGGAGCAAGCCTTCTGGAAGTTGCAGATCATGTGGAGCAGAGGACAATCGAACTTGGAGGATTCCCTGCATTCCCATGCAACATTTCAAGAAATGACGAAGCTGCGCATGCAACACCACTTGCAGGCGATGGAACTGTCTTCGCTGAGGATGTCGTTAAACTTGACCTTGGAGTTCATGTTGACGGTTATATTGCAGATTCTGCCCTTACAGTGGACCTTACGAATCAGAATGGAAATCTTGTAAAGGCATCAGAGGCCGCATTATATGCAGCTATCGACACGGTCAGAAGTGGTGTGAACACCGCAGAGCTTGGAGCTGTCATTGAAGACACCATCCACGAACATGGATTCAAGCCGATAGTCAATCTCACCGGCCACGGGGTCGGACAATACCTGGCACATGTACCACCCAGCATCCCGAACAGGCATATCAACCACGGGGCAGTACTTGAGACCGGAGACATCATTGCCATTGAGCCTTTTGCCACAGACGGAGCAGGCATAATCTCTGACGGGGCACTGACTGAGATCTTCTCACTTGTCGGGAAAAAGCCAATACGCTTACCTGCGGCAAGGAAAGTGCTGAAAGAGATCGAACCTTACAGGACGCTTCCTTTCGCAAGAAGGTGGCTCACTTCAGATAAACTGGACTATTCCCTTATGCAGCTTGAGAAGGCAGGGATCATCACATCATACCCTGTGCTCAAGGAAATTGAGGGCGGTCTGGTCTCCCAGGCAGAACATACCGTCATTGTCACCGATGACGGCTGTGAGATAACCACTAAATGA
- a CDS encoding YunC family protein, producing the protein MIIEQIPLENGTAIGLKLEMQNAPLLVIRADKGFVMCGYLDTEMANKLGDVAAKVRGVNDLEDVLHAEVLDVSNHAKALGVKAGMKGHEALEMMF; encoded by the coding sequence ATGATAATAGAACAGATACCACTTGAAAATGGCACTGCTATTGGACTGAAGCTTGAGATGCAGAACGCACCCCTTCTCGTCATAAGAGCTGACAAGGGGTTTGTCATGTGCGGTTACCTCGATACCGAGATGGCAAATAAGCTAGGCGATGTTGCAGCAAAGGTCAGAGGAGTGAATGATCTCGAGGATGTGCTCCACGCTGAAGTGCTGGATGTCTCAAACCACGCAAAAGCCCTTGGTGTCAAAGCCGGCATGAAGGGACATGAAGCACTTGAAATGATGTTCTGA
- a CDS encoding TRM11 family SAM-dependent methyltransferase — protein MLYAFELSGEHEDLPRAEVLACLDLVELEYEESDYFDQCLVVDIEGDPQEVRRKLDYVAERVAMAHHILKVIEVGLADVDTILEVAEKADVSDHINQDQKYVVRAKRIKHNSTIVCADMERSVGGAIYRKGFNANLKEPDVEFRLILSEKCVFGSVIASVDRSAYEARAPHKKPFFYPGVLRPRVARALVNMAMVKEKDIVFDPFCGTAGILVEAGIVGARVIGLEVRYKIAVGAHMNLQHFNTDHTMMLGDACRVPLVDASVDAVIADPPYGRSARIEAESLHHLYKVSFAEMYRVLKPGGTTIIVSEIDIAEFVEDAGFVTKAQYLQRVHKSLTRKITVLQKPE, from the coding sequence ATGTTATACGCATTTGAACTGTCAGGTGAGCATGAAGACCTGCCACGAGCAGAAGTTCTTGCCTGCCTTGACCTTGTAGAACTTGAATATGAAGAGAGTGACTACTTTGACCAGTGTCTTGTTGTGGACATTGAAGGCGACCCACAGGAAGTGAGAAGGAAACTCGATTACGTCGCCGAACGTGTTGCAATGGCACACCACATCCTGAAGGTCATTGAGGTCGGCCTTGCTGATGTGGATACCATTCTTGAAGTTGCCGAAAAGGCTGATGTATCCGATCACATCAATCAGGACCAGAAATATGTAGTACGTGCAAAGCGCATCAAGCACAATTCCACCATTGTCTGCGCAGACATGGAAAGAAGTGTTGGCGGTGCCATCTATAGGAAAGGCTTCAATGCGAACCTGAAAGAACCCGATGTAGAGTTCAGGCTTATCCTTTCCGAAAAATGCGTCTTTGGTTCTGTCATCGCATCCGTGGACCGCAGTGCCTACGAAGCACGTGCGCCCCACAAAAAACCATTCTTCTACCCCGGCGTGCTCCGGCCCCGTGTGGCGCGTGCGCTTGTGAACATGGCCATGGTAAAAGAAAAGGACATTGTGTTCGATCCGTTCTGTGGCACTGCCGGAATACTTGTGGAAGCAGGTATTGTTGGTGCGAGAGTTATCGGACTGGAGGTTCGCTACAAGATCGCTGTCGGCGCACATATGAACCTGCAGCACTTTAATACCGACCACACCATGATGCTTGGAGATGCCTGCAGAGTGCCTCTTGTGGACGCGTCGGTCGATGCTGTCATCGCAGACCCGCCTTACGGGCGCTCAGCAAGGATCGAGGCAGAATCACTTCACCACCTCTACAAGGTCTCTTTTGCTGAGATGTACCGGGTACTGAAACCAGGCGGCACAACCATAATCGTCTCAGAGATAGATATTGCCGAGTTTGTAGAGGATGCAGGCTTCGTCACTAAAGCTCAGTATTTACAAAGGGTGCACAAGAGCCTGACTCGAAAGATCACTGTACTTCAAAAACCCGAATGA
- a CDS encoding M48 family metallopeptidase: MNSDHHIGINGIDVPYTLSHRKVKRARLEFRAGRLNVVVPKSFPDHEQLILRHRLWVYRRYTDSLATIENAASKKLVGRYDAEFRELVLSFTTKIADELGVSPEKVTFRKMKTKWGSCSSAGRLNFNRHLMHLPEDLVEYVVFHEMAHLIELRHSPRFWQMIDSRFGERSHYDKELSAYWHLIQNSVQK, encoded by the coding sequence ATGAACTCAGACCATCACATCGGTATCAATGGAATTGATGTCCCTTACACCCTTAGCCATCGCAAGGTTAAGCGGGCAAGACTGGAATTTAGGGCTGGCCGGCTGAATGTCGTAGTTCCAAAAAGCTTTCCGGACCATGAACAACTTATCCTGCGGCACAGGCTGTGGGTATACAGGCGTTACACGGATTCACTGGCAACCATTGAGAATGCTGCTTCCAAAAAACTTGTGGGGAGGTATGATGCTGAGTTTAGGGAACTTGTTCTTTCTTTCACCACTAAGATCGCCGATGAGCTTGGAGTTAGCCCTGAGAAAGTGACTTTCCGGAAAATGAAGACAAAATGGGGTAGTTGCAGTTCCGCTGGCCGGCTGAACTTCAACAGGCATTTGATGCACCTGCCTGAAGATCTTGTCGAGTATGTGGTGTTCCACGAAATGGCACATCTTATAGAATTAAGGCACAGCCCACGCTTCTGGCAGATGATCGATTCCAGGTTCGGGGAACGAAGCCACTATGATAAGGAGCTTTCAGCTTACTGGCACCTGATACAGAATTCTGTGCAGAAATGA
- the truA gene encoding tRNA pseudouridine(38-40) synthase TruA produces MRVALKIAYVGSNYRGSQVQPHVPTIEGELFKTLIELEIIKDPKSANFISSGRTDAGVHAMGQVVAFDTDVPNLAIPRVINSKLPGTIWAWAHSLVPDNFDPRRHAVSRSYRYIMCGEQYDISKIRSASKLLIGSHDFANFCTTAPGRTTVRKVERIDVRVSGNLTRIDVEANSFLWNMVRKIVTALMMVGSGVRDEEWLEQMLDPDSYEEGLEPAHAYGLVFMDVHYPIAIDWMEDGYAIRRAHERVHDHLVRYRVMADVLEHLLPIIPPSDEL; encoded by the coding sequence ATGAGGGTTGCGCTTAAAATTGCATATGTCGGATCAAACTACAGGGGATCTCAGGTCCAGCCACACGTTCCAACCATAGAGGGTGAGCTTTTCAAAACATTGATAGAGCTGGAGATCATAAAAGATCCAAAGTCAGCTAATTTTATCAGTTCCGGACGCACGGATGCCGGGGTGCATGCCATGGGGCAGGTAGTTGCCTTTGACACTGATGTGCCCAATCTGGCGATACCCCGTGTGATCAACTCAAAGCTCCCGGGAACCATCTGGGCATGGGCACATTCACTGGTGCCTGATAATTTCGATCCTCGCAGGCATGCTGTAAGTCGAAGCTACCGTTACATCATGTGCGGGGAGCAATATGACATCTCAAAGATCCGTTCTGCTTCAAAGCTTCTGATCGGAAGTCATGATTTTGCTAATTTCTGTACTACCGCTCCAGGTAGGACCACTGTTAGGAAAGTTGAACGTATAGATGTGAGGGTAAGTGGTAACCTGACACGCATCGATGTTGAGGCGAACAGTTTCCTGTGGAACATGGTCCGCAAGATAGTAACTGCCTTAATGATGGTGGGAAGCGGAGTTCGCGACGAAGAGTGGCTGGAACAGATGCTTGACCCTGATTCCTATGAGGAAGGCCTGGAACCTGCACATGCGTACGGCCTTGTTTTCATGGATGTGCACTATCCGATAGCCATTGACTGGATGGAGGACGGTTATGCCATACGCAGGGCTCATGAGCGTGTGCACGACCATCTTGTACGCTACAGGGTCATGGCCGATGTACTGGAGCATCTCCTTCCAATAATTCCGCCTTCCGATGAGTTATGA